The Mucilaginibacter mallensis genome has a segment encoding these proteins:
- a CDS encoding vitamin K epoxide reductase family protein — MKKDNIISVLHLLIKELHIPVTSQSVEDELQKHPEFNSLLGISDVLNNWNVPNVAYALSFDELSDADITDPFIAYLSEKQFALVHSLDSKKAIVSDETWSRYVLPIDEFKRKYAGTILVAEKDHDSGERNYVANRQKEIAAKLRIPFVITSCIIFTFFFILHKSDRYDFNGDVIFLNAIKLLGLTTTILLLIQSVDATNPLIQKLCGGDDNENCNAILSSKSAKITDQLNWSELGFFYFSGTWLALFFIGDNSVMRVLAILNLMCLPYTFYSIYYQWRIAKQWCKFCCVVQGLLWLEFGGFLPFLMNTIKLPSLAEWANLIITMMIPIILWIFVKPYIVLSGQVQPLILQLRNFKYSSDLFNKMLHSGAKYSLPKEEYSLIIGNRQAEHTITMVSNPYCQPCSKAHTAMEWIHSRNDVKLQVVFVVNKDDDDKKVGVVTRLMSLQSEQNDLSLKFALDDWYENKNYESWTKRHPVKNLASYSEALQKQSEWCSIAEVAATPTIFINGRKLPANYQPEDIKYLI; from the coding sequence ATGAAAAAAGATAATATCATAAGTGTTTTGCATTTACTTATTAAGGAGTTGCACATTCCCGTAACTAGTCAAAGCGTAGAAGATGAACTGCAAAAACACCCTGAATTTAACAGTCTATTGGGAATTAGTGATGTATTAAACAACTGGAATGTCCCTAATGTAGCCTACGCACTAAGTTTTGACGAGTTAAGTGATGCAGATATCACCGACCCTTTCATCGCATATTTATCTGAAAAGCAGTTTGCATTGGTGCATAGCTTAGATAGCAAAAAAGCGATTGTATCTGACGAAACCTGGAGCAGATACGTTTTACCTATTGACGAATTTAAGAGAAAATATGCAGGAACTATATTGGTTGCTGAGAAAGATCACGATTCCGGAGAGAGAAATTACGTAGCAAACCGGCAGAAAGAGATAGCGGCAAAACTCCGAATTCCATTTGTTATAACTAGCTGCATAATCTTTACGTTTTTTTTCATTCTTCACAAATCCGATAGATATGATTTTAATGGAGATGTGATTTTTTTGAATGCTATTAAATTGCTTGGTTTAACTACTACAATATTATTACTTATCCAAAGTGTGGATGCTACCAATCCACTAATACAAAAACTCTGTGGTGGTGATGATAATGAAAATTGTAATGCCATATTATCATCAAAGTCTGCTAAAATAACCGATCAGCTAAATTGGTCGGAACTAGGATTCTTTTATTTTTCAGGCACCTGGCTGGCATTATTTTTTATTGGTGATAACAGCGTGATGAGAGTTTTGGCCATCTTAAATTTAATGTGTCTGCCTTATACATTTTATTCGATTTATTACCAGTGGCGGATTGCTAAGCAATGGTGTAAATTTTGCTGTGTTGTACAAGGTTTATTATGGCTCGAATTTGGCGGCTTTCTTCCTTTTTTAATGAATACTATAAAGTTGCCTAGTTTAGCAGAGTGGGCTAATTTGATAATTACAATGATGATTCCTATCATATTATGGATATTTGTCAAACCGTACATAGTATTATCTGGGCAAGTTCAGCCATTGATACTACAGCTGCGAAATTTTAAATATAGCAGCGATCTGTTCAACAAGATGCTCCATAGTGGAGCTAAGTATAGTTTGCCCAAAGAGGAGTATTCGCTGATTATTGGTAATCGACAAGCAGAGCATACAATCACGATGGTTTCAAATCCGTATTGTCAGCCTTGTTCAAAAGCGCACACCGCAATGGAATGGATTCATAGCCGGAATGATGTCAAACTGCAAGTTGTTTTTGTGGTCAATAAAGATGATGATGACAAAAAGGTGGGGGTTGTCACCCGTTTGATGTCACTACAGTCGGAGCAAAATGATTTGTCGTTAAAATTTGCACTTGATGATTGGTATGAAAACAAAAATTACGAAAGCTGGACTAAACGACACCCAGTCAAAAACCTTGCCTCTTATTCAGAAGCGCTACAAAAACAAAGTGAATGGTGTAGCATAGCAGAAGTTGCAGCGACTCCGACAATATTTATTAATGGGCGTAAGCTTCCTGCAAATTATCAACCCGAAGATATAAAATATCTTATTTAG
- a CDS encoding MobC family plasmid mobilization relaxosome protein, whose protein sequence is MAATSEKNNLPKRRTPGRPKKTISRSDLLMIRLTPTEKMLIEGRAKNAGLKPSEWFRRAAKSAKVFPRFTPEESGWFRMLAGLANNLNQLTHLAHVAGLFSLALKCQAMLRQIEEILTKISSHDG, encoded by the coding sequence ATGGCAGCAACATCTGAAAAAAACAATTTACCGAAGCGGCGAACACCGGGACGGCCAAAGAAAACAATCAGTCGGAGCGATCTTTTGATGATACGATTAACGCCTACTGAAAAGATGTTGATTGAAGGCAGGGCGAAAAATGCCGGACTGAAACCGAGTGAATGGTTCCGTAGGGCTGCTAAAAGCGCCAAGGTTTTTCCGCGTTTTACTCCGGAAGAAAGCGGCTGGTTCAGGATGCTGGCAGGGCTGGCTAATAACCTTAATCAGCTCACGCATCTGGCACACGTAGCAGGACTATTCTCCCTGGCTCTAAAATGCCAAGCTATGCTGAGGCAGATCGAAGAAATATTAACCAAAATCAGTAGCCATGATGGGTAA
- a CDS encoding relaxase/mobilization nuclease domain-containing protein, which translates to MMGKPITGRSFGGCIRYVVDKQQAKILAAEGVRMQNAGTLAHDFNLQRKMRPELGKAVGHLVLSWSKEDLDKLSDEIMVERAKEYLEKVGIRDTQFVVVRHSDRDHPHLHLIYNRVDNNGKTISDKNNFAKNVKACKEITLKYGYHLGEGKEQVNRQALKGKEKIRYELYDAIKAAMKTATTWKELEAALAKQDINIAYKFRSGTSEVQGVSFEKGDIKIKGSAIDRSLSYVQIDATLNRNQQVQQYHAARQANESSLASQLREAIRQSVHSEYRHSPDGGKGLLQILLEPQFVAAAPDPMGDADIARRKRKKHEAEQSHSQGVSR; encoded by the coding sequence ATGATGGGTAAGCCAATTACGGGAAGAAGCTTCGGTGGCTGTATCCGCTACGTGGTGGATAAGCAGCAAGCTAAGATATTGGCAGCAGAGGGTGTGCGGATGCAGAACGCCGGTACCTTGGCGCACGACTTTAATTTGCAACGGAAAATGAGGCCGGAACTGGGGAAAGCAGTCGGTCACCTGGTGCTGAGTTGGAGTAAGGAAGATTTAGACAAACTGAGTGATGAGATCATGGTAGAACGGGCCAAGGAGTACCTAGAAAAAGTAGGTATCCGTGATACGCAATTTGTAGTGGTACGGCACAGCGACCGGGATCACCCCCATTTGCACCTGATCTATAACCGCGTTGACAATAATGGTAAGACAATTAGCGATAAAAACAACTTCGCTAAAAATGTGAAAGCCTGTAAGGAAATCACCTTGAAGTATGGCTACCATTTGGGCGAAGGCAAGGAACAGGTAAACCGCCAAGCCTTGAAAGGCAAAGAGAAGATCAGGTATGAACTTTATGATGCAATTAAGGCCGCAATGAAAACGGCAACCACCTGGAAAGAATTGGAAGCGGCACTGGCAAAACAGGACATTAACATCGCTTATAAATTCCGTAGTGGTACCAGCGAGGTACAAGGAGTTTCTTTTGAAAAGGGAGACATCAAAATAAAAGGTTCTGCCATAGACCGAAGTTTGAGCTATGTCCAGATAGATGCGACTTTAAACCGCAATCAGCAGGTACAACAATACCATGCAGCAAGACAAGCCAATGAGTCATCACTGGCCAGCCAGTTACGGGAGGCCATCCGGCAAAGTGTACATTCAGAGTACCGCCATAGTCCCGATGGTGGTAAAGGCTTGCTGCAAATTCTATTAGAGCCGCAATTTGTCGCAGCCGCCCCAGACCCAATGGGCGATGCAGATATAGCCCGGCGAAAAAGGAAAAAACATGAAGCCGAGCAGTCCCACTCGCAGGGGGTAAGCAGGTAG
- a CDS encoding helix-turn-helix domain-containing protein, with product MKDTLTFDQLPEAVTKIQEKLDIIEQLLLQQQEQSPEQDEIMPVAKAAIFLDLAVPTVYSKVCRKELPVNKRGKRLYFYRSELMEWIKSGRKKTADEIREDALQHLTTNGKKAKVF from the coding sequence ATGAAAGATACACTCACCTTTGACCAGTTACCCGAGGCGGTAACTAAGATTCAAGAAAAGCTGGACATCATAGAACAGCTTTTACTTCAGCAACAAGAACAGTCGCCGGAGCAAGACGAAATTATGCCCGTTGCCAAGGCTGCAATATTTTTAGATCTTGCTGTTCCAACTGTTTACAGCAAAGTATGCCGTAAAGAACTCCCTGTTAATAAGCGCGGGAAGCGCCTTTATTTCTATCGTTCGGAATTAATGGAATGGATTAAGTCTGGCCGGAAGAAAACGGCGGATGAGATCAGGGAAGATGCGTTACAGCATCTGACAACCAATGGTAAAAAAGCGAAGGTATTTTAA
- a CDS encoding TonB-dependent receptor, whose product MKLILAIMIMFMSICKLSAQSQQSPSRNKLPSEPIPLISHQVSGIVKDENSQPLPGAKVILKSRKDTLITTTNNDGIFVFNYVKIATFNITVSFIGLQTFIQKYFFNEEKSNSVLDPIILEAQPHELKQVTINGTPSILYKKDTVEYRAKDYKVPKDATLDELLKKMEGMDVGMDGKLIYQGQQVTGVKLNGKEFAGGNVAQAIQNLPADIVEKVQIVDDYGDQAARTGIKEGDPKKILNVATYSDKSLGTIVKASGQVGNDDRYDGQISLQHINADKVLSIIGDFKNTVNGVASVPNQIGATTANDEISTSANGSPGYTKLGGPIFSYADQLGKNVQIVSSYSYDFTNNTALNNDYGQNYTSLGPSNFDEHNTSLVNSKNQKAAVQVQFNIDSANFLELNSTFGYSNIAINNTGTQDYLNDYTTGFEHNTDIGTSSDLSTKSNYSITGLYIHIFKKPRRNLSLQLSASDQNSTVKGATDKDYRFYSDSTSDILLKDSAVNLLTKQKNRNFVLQTTATYVEPIGIVSQLEFRGDLRQSYNKSAFVQDTVLSNGYLKELTNLDNFYNYNTTQLHLTMNYRYNGKKLDLTIGTAAVTYSIGGTKIDDNTELNISTSRSSFRIIPSFRFQYALSPTERFQLSYSGGYIEPNFLYLQPFTDKSDPRNIVIGNPNLRPSFNNSVNAYYNKYIPDSKINISLNLNATNVDDQISTNILQKRIPLVLNNSDTSKNTYQSINEIHYVNLNGTKSVTGRYDISKQLEDYKYSVELNGNVTYNITSAMSNDLLYHTTGWSFNERLGSKINPNENVQINPYVNFDLSKTFTSLYDLSPTTYSRTSFVIDARVYFLSTFQFNCNISKNYISGIAGYNTNPLVINAGLQSKFLAKKNLTLTFSVFDLLHQNDFVQQIVTPQQVINTTSNSLSRYFLFGLILNLQKWGGTPTRNGKEMHRRGDGSFIH is encoded by the coding sequence ATGAAACTAATACTTGCAATTATGATTATGTTTATGTCCATATGCAAGCTATCCGCTCAAAGCCAACAAAGTCCAAGCCGAAATAAATTGCCGTCTGAACCAATACCTTTAATCTCGCATCAAGTAAGCGGTATTGTTAAAGACGAGAATAGTCAACCATTACCCGGCGCCAAGGTAATTCTTAAATCAAGGAAAGACACGCTAATAACTACCACTAATAATGATGGCATTTTTGTTTTTAACTATGTAAAGATTGCAACATTTAATATCACCGTTTCCTTTATAGGTTTACAAACATTTATACAGAAATATTTTTTTAATGAGGAAAAAAGTAACTCTGTGTTGGACCCAATTATTCTTGAAGCCCAGCCCCACGAACTAAAACAGGTAACTATAAATGGGACACCAAGTATCTTATATAAAAAAGATACAGTTGAGTATCGCGCCAAAGATTATAAAGTACCTAAGGATGCCACCTTGGATGAGTTATTGAAGAAAATGGAGGGCATGGATGTTGGTATGGATGGGAAATTAATATATCAGGGCCAGCAAGTAACTGGTGTAAAGTTAAATGGAAAAGAATTTGCAGGAGGCAACGTTGCACAAGCAATACAAAATTTACCTGCAGATATTGTTGAGAAAGTGCAAATTGTTGATGATTATGGTGACCAAGCTGCCCGTACAGGCATTAAAGAAGGTGACCCCAAAAAAATATTGAATGTGGCCACCTATTCTGACAAATCATTGGGTACGATTGTTAAAGCGAGTGGACAGGTGGGAAATGATGACAGGTATGACGGGCAAATCTCATTGCAACATATAAATGCAGATAAAGTACTAAGTATAATAGGTGACTTTAAGAATACTGTGAATGGTGTCGCTTCAGTGCCAAATCAGATTGGCGCAACAACCGCTAATGATGAAATTTCAACTAGCGCCAACGGCAGCCCTGGATATACCAAATTAGGAGGACCAATATTTAGTTACGCAGATCAATTAGGAAAGAACGTTCAAATTGTAAGCAGTTACAGCTATGACTTCACAAATAATACAGCTTTAAATAATGATTATGGGCAAAATTACACGAGTCTTGGCCCTAGTAATTTTGATGAACATAATACATCACTAGTTAACAGTAAAAACCAAAAAGCTGCTGTTCAGGTTCAATTTAACATAGATAGTGCTAATTTTTTAGAGTTAAATTCAACGTTTGGTTATTCTAATATTGCCATTAATAATACTGGAACACAAGATTACTTAAATGACTATACGACAGGTTTTGAACACAATACAGATATTGGAACAAGTTCGGATCTGAGCACAAAGAGCAACTATAGTATTACTGGGTTGTATATTCATATATTTAAAAAACCAAGAAGGAATTTATCTTTACAATTAAGTGCTTCCGATCAAAATTCAACTGTAAAAGGAGCAACTGACAAAGACTACCGTTTTTACTCGGATAGTACATCGGATATTTTGCTAAAAGATTCAGCTGTAAATTTATTGACGAAGCAAAAAAACAGAAATTTTGTACTTCAAACCACAGCAACATATGTCGAGCCTATAGGTATCGTTTCGCAGTTAGAATTTAGAGGTGATTTGAGACAGTCTTATAACAAATCCGCATTTGTTCAAGATACAGTATTGTCTAATGGGTACCTCAAAGAACTAACCAATTTAGATAATTTTTATAATTATAATACAACACAATTACATTTGACAATGAATTACCGATATAATGGCAAGAAGCTTGATTTAACAATCGGAACAGCTGCTGTTACTTATTCGATAGGAGGCACCAAAATTGACGATAACACAGAATTGAACATAAGCACCTCACGTTCCAGCTTTAGAATTATACCGTCATTTCGTTTCCAATATGCTCTATCACCAACAGAAAGATTTCAATTAAGCTATTCAGGTGGTTATATCGAGCCTAATTTTCTTTATCTTCAGCCATTTACAGACAAATCTGACCCCCGAAATATAGTAATCGGCAACCCCAACCTTAGACCTTCTTTTAACAATTCTGTTAATGCATACTACAACAAATATATACCAGACTCTAAAATTAACATATCCTTGAATTTGAATGCAACGAATGTTGATGATCAAATATCTACTAACATATTACAAAAGCGTATTCCACTTGTTCTTAATAATTCCGATACAAGTAAAAATACCTATCAAAGTATTAATGAAATTCATTATGTAAATCTTAACGGAACAAAATCGGTGACTGGCAGATATGATATTTCTAAACAACTTGAAGATTACAAATACAGCGTAGAATTAAATGGTAATGTTACCTATAATATAACAAGCGCTATGAGCAACGATCTGTTATATCACACGACAGGATGGTCTTTTAATGAACGCCTTGGATCAAAAATAAATCCGAATGAAAATGTTCAAATAAACCCCTATGTTAATTTTGATCTAAGCAAGACATTCACGTCGCTTTACGATCTAAGCCCGACTACATATAGCAGAACTTCATTTGTTATTGACGCTAGAGTTTATTTTTTAAGCACCTTTCAATTCAACTGTAATATTTCCAAAAACTACATTAGTGGAATAGCAGGTTATAACACTAACCCGTTAGTAATTAATGCTGGATTACAAAGCAAATTTTTGGCAAAAAAGAACTTAACTTTAACATTTAGTGTCTTTGACCTATTGCATCAAAATGATTTTGTCCAGCAAATTGTGACTCCGCAACAGGTAATCAATACCACATCGAACTCTCTAAGTAGATATTTTCTTTTTGGATTGATTCTGAACTTACAAAAATGGGGTGGCACACCAACACGAAATGGCAAAGAAATGCATAGGAGAGGTGATGGTAGCTTTATCCATTAA